The region GTTTTATTCTCTAATTGCATACTCACTAAACTTTCAACTACATCAAGGATTTCCTTTGTACTGCAACCTGAGTCAATAGAAGGCAGAACTGGATCAATTTGGCTACATGATGCTAATGATTCACTAtaacttaatttgtttaaatcagACTccttatctaataatttttttgatttgtttaaatccATATCACTAAGATCTTGTCTATCTATATCACTAAGATGTTCTGTGGTCTCTTTCAACTtagttttcttcttttttgtaTGTTTAATGTCTTTACTGGAGTCTAGAGAATCACTATCCAGTCCattcattgttttttctttgtatGCTTGGCAGTTATCTTCATTGAGGTGtttctgattttttttgtttttctcgtCGAAGTTATCCTCAGGCCCGACGCCGTTTACTACTCCATTTATGTGTTCATTGAGGATAAAATCGTCTTTAACGCTCTCTTCCGCATACTTTGTTGAAGGGCACTTGACTTTGGTTTTCTTTCCAGCAggtttattcattataaattaattaaagaagtttGAACTTAAAAGTTGCGTAAATAATTCGATGTTTACGAAAACAAAGTATTACTAATCTTCATTTCGGACATATTGATGAGATTTTCAGAACTAGACAGGGATTTTTAGGTTACGTTTTATCTTCAGATGTCAAAGTTAATTCCTGGAATAGAGAAACAAGATTGATCAAAAAACTACGCAACCAGTGCcaaggtaaatttaaatatatttatttataacgacTAATACAGACTtacgattattttaattcattccggtttaaattataacttttaaaatttattcataaccttaattttttcagtgaAGTTGATTTAATCAGTGAcgttttgttaaaatgttgGTAATGCTGACAGCGGGAAATTTAAACATGGTAAATACACTGCTCAATGTAAAACGATATTTTGACATTGGCcaacattaaaacaatttttgaaatttaaagtgttgtatatcaaacaaaaataaagttatggcgaaataacatatttatatttgtacattaaaatattgaataaataaaatacatttatttatttatgattctaAAATcacatacaattatttaagatgattaagataattaatgttatgttaTACAtcataatgttagaaattacCATTTTTTCACACATTCTGTAGGATTAGTATTAGTAATTCACATTCATTGCTTTAACAGTTTTATTGTTCAAAACTTATTTGAAATGGaacattacataaattataatgtattataataataattataattaagtaataacaAAGAAGAAAATACAGTTACATAGATGAAAAATTCGACATTGATtggattattttgttaaaggaTGTCTGGAATAATATCTGTTCTCAGCAACACTACCAATCTTTTAAAAGAACTGCAGAGAGTATTGCCACTCTTGACATTCAGTCAAGTGATAAACCCAGAAATCGACACAAATTTGAAACAATCCAAAGTTATAGTTGCCGATTTCGACTTGATTGGGCCTCATTTGTACAACTTACCAAACGTGCAGTGGATACAAGGCACTTGGGCGGGGACGGATGCGCTTATGccgttcattaataaaagcgatcCGCCGAAATTTCCAATCTCGAGATTTTCCGGAGATGCTTTTGGTGCCCTTATGGGAGAATATGTTTTAGCCAATGTAATCAACTATGAACGGGACTTTTTCAAAGTCAAAGATAATCAAAGGGAAC is a window of Aethina tumida isolate Nest 87 chromosome 7, icAetTumi1.1, whole genome shotgun sequence DNA encoding:
- the LOC109601250 gene encoding N-alpha-acetyltransferase 30 produces the protein MNKPAGKKTKVKCPSTKYAEESVKDDFILNEHINGVVNGVGPEDNFDEKNKKNQKHLNEDNCQAYKEKTMNGLDSDSLDSSKDIKHTKKKKTKLKETTEHLSDIDRQDLSDMDLNKSKKLLDKESDLNKLSYSESLASCSQIDPVLPSIDSGCSTKEILDVVESLVSMQLENKTEETGQIEDDTPVQFMQYESELQMPMIMKIIQKDLSEPYSIYTYRYFIHNWPKLCFLAMSEEKCVGAIVCKLDTHRKVIKRGYIAMLAVDKDYRKKRIGSKLVELAIEEMIRGDADEVVLETEVTNKPALQLYEKLGFVRDKRLFRYYLNGVDALRLKLWLR